One region of Eupeodes corollae chromosome 1, idEupCoro1.1, whole genome shotgun sequence genomic DNA includes:
- the LOC129945069 gene encoding uncharacterized protein LOC129945069, translating into MEITLPLLYNEEFKLYKVLAVPTFNNGNFTCIVPSSDYLLVNLQRNHYYPINKDEFSRCKERPFETYWCTLQHPLYTSGYSDSSCEMKIIQNDRQQIDSCLVKDIPLKTYWIEMHQQNTWIYSVPNSTSANINCDFDSVPTILRGCGIMQLPSNCLIHGQTTTIIGRQMMTSRLKSSVLPSFNLSEQLSSLIFKTEQQQPILQQSNISLEISSRQ; encoded by the coding sequence ATGGAAATTACCCTACCTTTGCTATACAACGAAgaatttaagttatataagGTGCTCGCAGTCCCAACCTTCAACAATGGAAATTTCACTTGCATCGTTCCATCATCAGACTATTTGCTGGTTAATTTACAACGAAACCACTACTATCCAATTAACAAAGACGAATTTTCGCGTTGCAAGGAAAGGCCATTTGAAACTTACTGGTGTACTCTCCAACACCCGCTATACACAAGTGGATATTCAGACAGTTCatgtgaaatgaaaataattcaaaacgaCCGACAACAAATAGATTCATGTCTGGTAAAAGATATCCCACTAAAGACGTACTGGATTGAGATGCATCAACAGAACACTTGGATTTATAGTGTCCCAAATTCTACATCAGCTAACATCAATTGCGACTTCGATTCAGTACCTACTATCTTAAGAGGTTGTGGGATAATGCAGCTGCCATCAAATTGTTTGATACATGGCCAGACTACAACAATTATTGGAAGACAAATGATGACAAGCAGACTGAAATCCTCAGTGTTGCCATCATTCAACCTCTCTGAGCAGTTAAGTTcgcttatttttaaaacggaGCAACAACAACCGATCTTACagcagtcaaatatttctttggaAATATCAAGCAGGCAATAG